The Geobacter sp. AOG2 genome includes a window with the following:
- a CDS encoding cupredoxin domain-containing protein produces MKPIIVSPLLMFATVAVCADGVPFIVPVDKDGAQRAEVLGGDYFFKPNHIVVKVNQPLELLVRKDGWFITHSFVIDAPEAGIKINESLSHDLKTIAFAPTKVGSYPFYCEKKPPFLASQRGKGMEGVLEVVE; encoded by the coding sequence ATGAAACCGATAATTGTCAGCCCGCTACTCATGTTTGCCACGGTAGCCGTGTGCGCCGACGGCGTACCGTTCATCGTGCCCGTGGACAAGGACGGGGCCCAGCGGGCGGAGGTATTGGGGGGCGATTACTTCTTCAAGCCCAACCACATTGTGGTCAAGGTCAACCAGCCGTTGGAACTGCTGGTGCGCAAGGACGGCTGGTTCATCACCCACTCCTTCGTCATTGACGCCCCCGAGGCAGGCATCAAGATCAACGAATCGCTCTCCCACGACCTGAAGACCATTGCCTTCGCCCCCACCAAGGTGGGCAGCTACCCGTTCTACTGCGAAAAAAAGCCGCCCTTTCTGGCCAGCCAGCGTGGCAAGGGCATGGAAGGCGTCCTGGAGGTTGTTGAGTGA
- the ruvB gene encoding Holliday junction branch migration DNA helicase RuvB, with protein sequence MQQRAITPEKSDDDSQFDATLRPRALADYIGQEKIKGNLRLFIDAARGRGEALDHVLLYGPPGLGKTTLANIVACEMGVNIKSTSGPVIERPGDLAAILTNLEPHDVLFIDEIHRLSHVVEEILYPAMEDFQLDIIIGQGPSARSIKLDLPRFTLVGATTRAGLLSSPLRDRFGVISRLEFYTEQELATIISRSSRILGMEIESEGAVELARRSRGTPRIANRLLRRVRDFAQVRANGVITRTVVQDTLKLLEIDEMGFDQMDRMILLTIIDKFTGGPVGLDTIAAAIGEESDTIEDVYEPFLIQNGFLNRTPRGRVATRAAYLHFDRIAPESPQGNLF encoded by the coding sequence ATGCAGCAGCGCGCCATCACACCCGAAAAAAGCGACGATGATTCTCAATTCGATGCCACCCTGCGGCCCCGCGCCCTGGCGGACTACATCGGCCAGGAAAAGATCAAGGGCAATCTGCGGCTGTTCATCGATGCGGCCAGGGGCAGGGGGGAAGCACTTGACCATGTCCTGCTCTACGGCCCCCCCGGCCTCGGCAAGACTACCCTTGCCAATATTGTGGCCTGCGAGATGGGGGTCAACATCAAGTCGACCTCGGGACCGGTTATCGAGCGCCCCGGTGATTTGGCAGCTATCCTGACCAATCTGGAACCCCACGACGTACTCTTCATCGATGAGATCCACCGGTTGTCCCACGTGGTCGAGGAGATTCTCTACCCGGCCATGGAGGATTTCCAACTTGATATCATCATCGGTCAAGGGCCGAGCGCTCGCAGCATCAAGCTTGATCTGCCACGTTTCACCCTGGTGGGGGCCACAACCAGGGCCGGGCTACTTTCCTCGCCGCTACGGGACCGTTTCGGTGTGATTTCGCGCCTTGAATTCTACACTGAACAGGAACTGGCCACAATTATCAGCCGTTCATCCCGGATCCTGGGGATGGAGATCGAGTCCGAGGGGGCTGTCGAGCTTGCCCGGCGCAGTCGCGGCACCCCCCGTATCGCTAACCGCCTTCTGCGGAGGGTGCGTGACTTTGCCCAGGTACGGGCCAACGGGGTCATCACCCGCACGGTGGTTCAGGATACGCTCAAGCTGCTGGAGATCGACGAAATGGGTTTTGACCAGATGGATCGCATGATCCTTCTGACGATCATCGACAAGTTCACCGGTGGCCCGGTGGGGCTGGATACCATCGCCGCTGCCATCGGCGAAGAGAGTGACACCATCGAGGATGTGTATGAACCGTTTCTCATCCAGAACGGCTTCCTGAACCGCACCCCGCGCGGCCGGGTCGCCACTCGCGCCGCCTATCTGCACTTCGACCGCATAGCGCCTGAATCGCCTCAAGGGAACCTATTCTGA
- a CDS encoding DnaA ATPase domain-containing protein produces MQQFFDFPIKPAYSFDGFVSCDGNAAALQFARRIADPADAENLLYLHGPAGSGKTHLLKAIAHSLCPAETACYLSCRDNLSAHELVARFNGVPILVVDDLHLLPDEAALRAALWQVFNDFYSSGRKVALAGLLPPRELPYLDDHLISRLLWGLVARVDASDDHSRRMILRKIADDRQVRVPDDVVDYILMTASREVGDLIAAFEALFRLSMAEQRRITLPLARQSRELMQGRGIAP; encoded by the coding sequence ATGCAGCAGTTTTTTGATTTTCCCATAAAACCCGCGTACAGCTTCGATGGCTTCGTCTCCTGCGACGGCAATGCTGCGGCTTTGCAGTTCGCCCGGCGCATCGCCGATCCGGCCGATGCCGAGAACCTGCTCTACCTGCACGGCCCGGCAGGTTCCGGCAAGACGCACCTGCTGAAAGCCATCGCCCACTCCCTCTGTCCCGCTGAAACCGCCTGCTACCTGTCATGCCGTGATAACTTATCCGCGCATGAACTCGTCGCCCGCTTCAACGGCGTACCGATCCTGGTGGTGGATGACCTGCACCTGCTGCCCGATGAGGCAGCCCTGCGGGCAGCCCTGTGGCAGGTATTCAACGACTTCTATTCCAGTGGCCGGAAAGTAGCCTTGGCCGGCCTCCTGCCGCCCCGCGAGCTGCCCTACCTGGACGACCACCTGATTTCGCGTCTTTTGTGGGGCCTTGTCGCCCGTGTGGATGCCTCCGACGATCATTCCCGGCGTATGATCCTGAGAAAGATTGCCGATGACCGTCAGGTGAGGGTACCTGATGATGTGGTCGATTACATCCTGATGACCGCCAGTCGTGAGGTCGGCGACCTGATCGCGGCTTTTGAGGCGCTTTTCCGGCTTTCCATGGCCGAACAACGCCGTATAACCTTGCCGCTGGCCCGCCAATCCCGTGAGCTCATGCAGGGCAGGGGGATAGCGCCATGA
- a CDS encoding J domain-containing protein produces MTPPFRNSLKTPEEVELERKQRELKRFQLELGDWERMFSDLKAEIRTFEQLYEDTLGGRITVLEELEWQVNGILGTEKAPPRQESLSDEQVFSHFRRTTDLLDDDDESPPDTSSMSIKSLYRGVAKAVHPDLASDEADRLRRQELMSVANQAYESGDRKSLEELFWDWEVGTGTVSGKDIASELVRVIRQIARTQQNIHAVILQIDELKQTDIYRFKLRVADAQAEGIDLLAEMVAKADEDISVLRKRLSVLRGEEAMVDTPSSPNVKTRVIRFPADKNYGTLYVRNVGSMDYRDWQWLGNARGVKEIFLNKGVRLDVKGVDGNGLDFLDTLHPEDLQALFLNDVGDSALAHVTRLTGLQELCLSNTTISEEGLAQLVSLGELQRIYIYHTAIGDRGLHNLTRLKGLKWLTCSGTMISEEGLNHFRQALPDCKAVSFKWRYDK; encoded by the coding sequence ATGACCCCCCCCTTTCGCAATAGTCTCAAAACTCCCGAAGAGGTCGAGCTGGAACGCAAACAACGCGAGTTGAAGCGTTTCCAACTCGAACTTGGGGATTGGGAGAGGATGTTTTCCGATCTCAAGGCCGAAATCCGTACCTTCGAGCAACTCTATGAGGATACCTTGGGGGGGCGGATCACCGTACTGGAAGAGCTGGAATGGCAGGTGAACGGTATCCTCGGCACGGAAAAGGCGCCTCCCCGTCAGGAATCTCTGTCGGACGAACAGGTGTTCAGCCATTTTCGGCGCACGACCGACTTGCTGGACGATGATGATGAAAGTCCGCCCGACACCTCCTCAATGAGCATCAAGTCACTCTATCGCGGGGTCGCCAAGGCGGTACATCCCGATTTGGCTTCCGACGAGGCGGACCGCCTGCGACGCCAGGAGTTGATGTCAGTTGCCAACCAGGCCTACGAATCGGGAGATCGCAAATCCCTTGAAGAGCTGTTTTGGGATTGGGAGGTGGGAACCGGTACGGTCTCCGGCAAAGACATCGCTTCTGAGCTGGTGAGGGTGATCCGTCAGATCGCCAGGACGCAGCAGAATATCCATGCCGTTATCCTCCAAATCGACGAACTGAAACAGACGGACATTTATCGTTTCAAGCTGCGGGTAGCCGATGCCCAGGCAGAGGGGATCGACCTTTTGGCTGAAATGGTTGCCAAGGCGGATGAGGATATTTCCGTGTTGCGCAAACGGCTTTCGGTGTTGCGGGGCGAAGAGGCCATGGTCGATACCCCGAGCTCACCCAATGTGAAAACGCGTGTTATTCGTTTTCCCGCGGATAAGAACTATGGCACGCTCTATGTCCGTAATGTCGGTTCAATGGACTATCGAGACTGGCAATGGCTGGGGAACGCGCGTGGCGTTAAAGAGATATTTCTTAACAAGGGTGTGCGGCTGGACGTCAAGGGGGTTGACGGCAACGGGCTGGATTTCCTGGATACCCTGCATCCAGAGGATCTTCAGGCGCTGTTTCTGAACGATGTGGGCGACAGCGCCCTGGCGCACGTCACACGTCTTACGGGGCTTCAGGAACTATGTCTCTCCAATACCACCATCAGCGAGGAGGGACTTGCCCAACTCGTTTCGCTCGGCGAATTGCAGCGCATCTATATCTATCATACCGCCATCGGCGACCGGGGACTCCACAATCTGACCCGTCTCAAAGGACTGAAATGGCTGACCTGTAGTGGCACAATGATCAGCGAGGAGGGCCTGAACCACTTCCGTCAGGCGCTGCCCGACTGCAAGGCCGTGAGTTTTAAGTGGCGCTATGACAAATAA
- a CDS encoding Tex family protein: MPVSKDQLTTIINAIIADTSLTAAQVANTVELLQEGATVPFIARYRKERTNELDEVQIRAIEERFAYFSELEERKLTILKSIDEQGKLTPELRERIEISRQKTELEDLYLPYKPKRRTKATIARERGLEPLADLMIAQEMTTGMPEDAALAYVDPDKGVPDVVAALEGAGHILAERLSDDADARAMVRRLTWEQGAFNSRVAADKKGQVTKFEMYYDYQEPLKAIPSHRMLAMRRGEKEEVLFLTILAPLEQIMAGLKARLITRDSIFVPLLEGVAEDAYKRLIAPSIEVELRLEAKNLADEVAIRVFSGNLRNLLLAPPAGGKRVLGIDPGLRTGSKLATVDGTGRFLEHVTIYPHTGAARVPQAKQDLLRLVEAHAIEMIAIGNGTAGREMELFAKETLAEAGRHVPVVMVSEAGASVYSASEIAREEFPDLDLTVRGAISIARRLQDPLAELVKIDPKSIGVGQYQHDVNQIMLKKSLDDVVESCVNYVGVDLNTASWALLSSVSGVGPALAKAIVGHRDRQGAFVSRKALMEVPRFGAKAFEQAAGFLRIRNGIHPLDNTAVHPERYPLVEAMAADRGVTLAQLAADPALAESLDLRRYVSDSVGMPTLRDIMEELKKPGRDPRSQFQTASFRDDIREITDLQEGMILQGIVTNVTAFGAFVDIGVHQDGLVHVSHLSNRYVKDPNDAVTVGQVVKVKVLSADAQRKRIALSIKEAEAGGGKPQQRSQKPAAVQEAKTGLDLSAMEKAGFRVKRK; this comes from the coding sequence ATGCCCGTCAGTAAGGATCAGCTCACCACGATCATTAATGCAATCATAGCAGACACCTCCCTCACAGCAGCACAGGTCGCCAACACTGTCGAACTTCTGCAGGAGGGGGCCACCGTCCCTTTTATCGCACGTTACCGCAAAGAGCGCACCAATGAACTGGATGAGGTCCAGATCCGCGCCATTGAGGAGCGTTTTGCCTATTTTAGCGAACTTGAGGAGCGCAAGCTGACGATCCTCAAGTCCATTGATGAACAGGGCAAACTGACCCCGGAGTTGCGGGAACGGATCGAAATCTCCCGCCAGAAGACCGAACTGGAGGACCTTTATCTCCCTTACAAACCTAAACGGCGCACCAAGGCCACCATTGCCCGTGAACGGGGGCTTGAGCCGCTGGCCGATCTGATGATCGCCCAGGAGATGACCACCGGGATGCCGGAGGATGCGGCCCTGGCCTATGTGGACCCCGACAAGGGGGTACCGGATGTTGTCGCCGCCCTGGAGGGAGCCGGGCATATCCTGGCTGAGCGGCTATCCGACGATGCCGACGCCCGTGCCATGGTGCGGCGCTTGACCTGGGAACAAGGGGCGTTCAATTCGCGGGTGGCGGCCGATAAGAAGGGGCAGGTCACCAAGTTCGAGATGTACTACGACTACCAGGAACCGCTGAAGGCGATTCCTTCCCATCGTATGCTGGCCATGCGCCGGGGCGAGAAGGAGGAGGTGCTCTTCCTGACCATCTTGGCACCGCTGGAGCAGATCATGGCCGGTTTGAAGGCCCGCCTGATAACTCGTGACAGTATCTTTGTCCCGCTTCTGGAGGGGGTAGCCGAAGATGCTTACAAGCGCCTGATTGCTCCTTCCATTGAGGTGGAACTGCGCCTGGAAGCCAAGAATTTGGCCGATGAGGTGGCCATCCGTGTCTTCAGCGGCAACTTGCGCAATCTGCTGTTGGCTCCGCCGGCAGGCGGCAAGCGGGTGTTGGGCATCGATCCGGGTTTGCGCACCGGTTCCAAGTTGGCGACGGTGGACGGTACCGGCCGCTTTCTGGAACACGTCACTATCTACCCTCATACCGGAGCGGCACGGGTGCCTCAAGCGAAGCAGGATTTATTGCGCTTGGTGGAAGCTCACGCCATCGAGATGATCGCCATCGGCAACGGCACCGCGGGTAGGGAAATGGAACTATTTGCCAAGGAGACGCTTGCCGAAGCGGGGAGGCATGTGCCGGTGGTGATGGTCAGCGAGGCGGGCGCCAGCGTCTATTCGGCCTCGGAGATCGCCCGGGAGGAGTTTCCCGATCTGGATCTGACGGTGCGGGGTGCCATCTCTATTGCGCGGCGGCTTCAAGACCCGCTGGCCGAACTGGTCAAGATTGACCCCAAAAGCATCGGCGTCGGCCAGTATCAGCACGACGTAAATCAAATCATGCTGAAGAAGTCTCTGGACGATGTGGTGGAGTCATGCGTCAACTATGTGGGGGTGGACCTGAATACCGCCTCATGGGCGCTGCTCTCCTCTGTTTCAGGCGTGGGGCCGGCCCTGGCCAAGGCGATCGTCGGCCACCGCGACCGGCAGGGGGCCTTTGTGTCCCGCAAGGCGCTCATGGAGGTGCCCCGTTTCGGTGCCAAGGCATTTGAACAGGCCGCGGGTTTCCTCCGCATCCGCAATGGCATCCACCCCCTGGACAACACCGCCGTGCATCCTGAACGTTATCCGTTGGTGGAGGCCATGGCTGCCGACCGGGGAGTGACATTGGCCCAGTTGGCCGCCGATCCCGCCCTGGCGGAAAGCCTCGACCTGCGTCGCTACGTGAGCGACAGTGTCGGCATGCCCACTCTGCGGGATATTATGGAGGAGTTGAAAAAACCGGGCCGCGACCCGCGCAGTCAGTTTCAAACCGCCAGTTTCCGTGACGACATCCGGGAGATAACCGACCTTCAGGAGGGAATGATCCTCCAGGGGATCGTGACCAACGTGACCGCCTTCGGTGCCTTTGTGGATATCGGGGTCCATCAGGACGGTCTGGTACACGTCAGTCACTTGTCAAACCGCTATGTCAAGGATCCCAACGACGCAGTCACGGTGGGGCAGGTAGTGAAAGTCAAGGTATTGTCGGCAGATGCGCAGCGCAAGCGGATCGCGCTTTCCATAAAGGAGGCCGAGGCGGGCGGGGGGAAGCCTCAACAGCGGAGCCAAAAACCGGCGGCGGTTCAGGAAGCGAAAACCGGCCTCGATCTCAGCGCCATGGAGAAGGCCGGTTTCCGGGTCAAGCGGAAGTAA
- the metG gene encoding methionine--tRNA ligase: protein MKPTFYLTTPIYYVNDVPHIGHAYTTVAADVLARYKRLMGYDVYFLTGSDEHGQKVEKAATTAGETPLELADRVVKRFQALWERLGISNNDFIRTTQERHKKGVAHIFKDILEKGDIYLGEYEDWYCTPCETFWTETQLIDGRCPDCNRPVEKLKEESYFFRMSKYQDQLLAHIESHPDFIQPKSKRNEIISFVKEGLRDLSVSRTTFTWGIPVPGNDKHVIYVWFDALTNYITALGYPEATDDYKRFWPVNVHLIGKDILRFHAVYWPTFLMATGLPLPEKVFAHGWWTIEGQKMSKSLQNVVEPNMLIDKYGVDAVRYFLLREVPFGLDGDFSHAALVQRINSDLANDLGNLLSRSTAMAVKYFDGILPAPGDLNASDLALKTRTEGMIAAVEGCMNDLAFSKALQAIWEVISAGNKYIDESAPWTLAKDPALKERLATVMYCLLESQRIVHIILSAFLPATTEKALASLGCETENTLVGLAWGGLKEGTTITKAEALFPRIEG from the coding sequence ATGAAACCTACGTTCTACCTCACTACCCCTATATATTATGTCAACGACGTGCCCCACATTGGCCACGCCTATACCACGGTGGCAGCGGATGTCCTGGCCCGCTACAAGCGCCTTATGGGGTATGACGTCTATTTTCTGACCGGCAGCGACGAGCATGGCCAGAAGGTGGAAAAGGCCGCCACGACCGCCGGCGAAACACCACTGGAACTGGCCGACCGGGTGGTGAAACGCTTCCAGGCGCTCTGGGAACGGCTGGGCATCTCCAACAATGATTTCATCAGGACAACCCAGGAACGCCACAAAAAGGGCGTTGCCCATATCTTCAAGGACATACTTGAGAAGGGTGATATCTACCTGGGCGAGTACGAAGACTGGTACTGCACCCCCTGCGAAACCTTCTGGACCGAGACCCAGTTGATCGACGGCCGGTGCCCCGACTGCAACCGGCCGGTGGAAAAACTGAAGGAGGAGTCCTACTTCTTCCGCATGAGCAAGTACCAGGACCAACTCTTGGCCCACATCGAGTCCCATCCCGACTTCATCCAGCCCAAGAGCAAACGCAACGAGATCATCTCCTTCGTCAAGGAGGGTCTGCGCGACCTGTCCGTGTCGCGTACCACCTTTACCTGGGGCATCCCGGTGCCGGGCAACGACAAACATGTCATCTACGTCTGGTTCGACGCCCTGACCAACTACATCACGGCCTTGGGCTATCCCGAGGCGACGGACGACTACAAACGTTTCTGGCCGGTCAACGTACACCTGATCGGCAAGGACATCCTGCGTTTCCACGCCGTTTACTGGCCCACCTTCCTGATGGCGACCGGTCTACCCCTGCCGGAAAAAGTCTTTGCCCACGGCTGGTGGACCATCGAAGGCCAGAAGATGAGTAAGAGCCTGCAAAACGTGGTCGAGCCCAACATGCTGATCGACAAGTACGGCGTGGATGCCGTCAGGTATTTCCTGCTGCGTGAGGTGCCTTTCGGCCTGGACGGTGACTTTTCACATGCCGCCCTGGTCCAGCGGATCAATTCCGACCTGGCCAACGACCTGGGCAACCTGCTCAGCAGGTCGACAGCCATGGCGGTCAAGTATTTCGATGGCATCCTGCCTGCCCCAGGAGATTTGAACGCAAGCGACTTGGCCCTGAAAACGCGCACCGAAGGGATGATCGCCGCTGTGGAAGGGTGCATGAACGACCTGGCTTTCAGCAAGGCGCTTCAGGCCATCTGGGAGGTAATCTCGGCGGGCAACAAGTACATCGACGAGTCGGCACCCTGGACCCTGGCCAAGGACCCGGCCCTCAAGGAGCGGCTCGCCACGGTCATGTACTGCCTGCTTGAATCCCAGCGTATTGTGCATATCATCTTGTCAGCGTTCCTGCCGGCCACGACGGAGAAGGCCCTGGCCAGCCTGGGATGCGAGACGGAGAATACTCTGGTGGGCCTGGCCTGGGGCGGCCTGAAGGAAGGTACAACGATCACCAAGGCTGAAGCCTTGTTCCCGAGGATCGAGGGATAA
- a CDS encoding stage 0 sporulation family protein, with protein sequence MPRIVAIEFSTAGKLYDFDAGTLDLAPGDKVVVETERGLGIGTVLQAPVERTERVPENLVAIRRKATPDDMATQERNRQLEKSAFDFCLKRIMERGMQMKLVRVEYQFDSSKAVFYFTADGRVDFRDLVKDLAHTFHTRIEMRQIGVRDESKMIGGIGICGRELCCCSFLREFQPVSVKMAKEQNLALNPSKISGQCGRLLCCLDYEYETYCCLRKNFPKCGKRVRTPTAAGVIDKINILTGNITLRLDDNKQITIRRDEILSDSAADALPAPPAATPPPEARREQRERRQQRPPSSPPLQQKEEKRQESKPAIATAPPSVEADGDETQDGQKKQDGRRRSRHRKHGHRRKQGDKPDTSTPPTPKTPGA encoded by the coding sequence TTGCCACGCATTGTAGCCATAGAATTTTCAACGGCCGGTAAACTGTACGATTTCGATGCCGGCACCCTCGATCTGGCCCCCGGCGACAAGGTCGTGGTGGAGACCGAACGTGGTCTGGGGATCGGCACCGTTTTGCAAGCCCCGGTCGAACGCACCGAGAGGGTGCCCGAAAATCTGGTCGCCATCCGGCGTAAGGCCACGCCGGACGACATGGCGACCCAGGAACGCAACCGCCAATTGGAGAAAAGCGCCTTCGACTTCTGCCTCAAACGGATCATGGAACGCGGCATGCAGATGAAGCTGGTGCGAGTGGAATACCAGTTCGACAGCAGCAAGGCTGTATTCTACTTCACAGCCGATGGCCGGGTTGACTTCCGCGACCTGGTCAAGGACTTGGCCCATACCTTCCATACCCGCATCGAGATGCGCCAGATCGGCGTGCGCGACGAATCCAAAATGATCGGCGGGATCGGCATCTGTGGGCGGGAATTGTGTTGTTGCTCGTTCCTGCGCGAATTCCAGCCGGTATCGGTCAAGATGGCCAAGGAGCAGAACCTGGCCTTGAACCCCAGCAAGATATCTGGGCAATGCGGCCGCTTGCTCTGTTGCCTGGATTACGAATACGAAACCTACTGCTGCCTGCGAAAAAATTTCCCCAAATGCGGAAAACGGGTGCGTACCCCAACCGCCGCCGGCGTCATCGACAAGATCAACATCCTGACCGGTAACATCACCCTCAGGCTTGACGACAATAAGCAGATCACCATCCGGCGTGACGAGATCCTGAGCGACAGCGCCGCCGATGCGCTTCCGGCGCCGCCAGCGGCAACTCCGCCGCCCGAGGCCCGCCGTGAACAGCGTGAGCGCCGACAGCAGCGTCCGCCCTCTTCTCCGCCGCTCCAGCAGAAAGAGGAGAAACGACAGGAGAGTAAGCCGGCGATTGCTACTGCCCCGCCTTCCGTCGAGGCCGATGGCGACGAGACGCAGGATGGCCAGAAGAAGCAAGATGGGCGCCGCAGAAGCCGGCACCGCAAACACGGTCACCGCCGCAAACAAGGCGACAAGCCGGATACCAGCACACCCCCAACGCCAAAAACCCCGGGAGCATGA
- the holB gene encoding DNA polymerase III subunit delta' — translation MPFADIVGHEQVVEVFRRALRSGKTSHSYLFEGPSGCGRKTTAQALVQAIFCSEREDDACGVCPSCRKVAAGSHADIHYIEPDGQFIKIEQVRELQRDLSLRPYEAPRKACIIESAERFNPAAGNSLLKTLEEPPGNAIIILLTENAGMLLPTIRSRCQAIRFSPLSPENIRLLLERRGMTPETAELLAPVAEGSIQRALELDNEALGNRQEILLTRLSGLDRNNIATIFDASEELGASRDETLETLDMLISFMRDIAHLAAGSAAIVNATVRPALEGFAAKWPLQRTLQILDDILETRRAVQRNANSKLALDRLFMRITTTAH, via the coding sequence ATGCCGTTCGCTGACATCGTGGGGCACGAGCAGGTTGTCGAGGTATTTCGTCGGGCGCTCCGCTCCGGGAAGACCTCCCACTCCTACCTGTTCGAAGGTCCGTCCGGCTGCGGGCGCAAAACGACCGCCCAGGCTCTGGTGCAAGCTATCTTCTGCTCAGAACGCGAGGACGACGCCTGCGGCGTCTGTCCCTCGTGCCGCAAGGTGGCGGCCGGCTCCCATGCCGACATCCATTACATCGAACCGGACGGCCAGTTCATCAAGATTGAGCAGGTGAGGGAGTTACAACGCGATTTATCCCTACGTCCCTACGAGGCGCCGCGTAAGGCCTGCATTATCGAGTCGGCGGAACGTTTCAACCCGGCAGCCGGTAACTCCCTACTTAAAACCCTGGAAGAGCCGCCCGGCAACGCCATCATCATTCTGCTGACCGAGAACGCCGGCATGCTGCTGCCGACCATCCGTTCCCGCTGCCAGGCGATCCGCTTTTCTCCCCTGTCGCCCGAGAACATCCGGTTGTTACTGGAGCGGCGCGGCATGACCCCTGAGACGGCGGAACTGCTGGCCCCCGTGGCCGAGGGCAGCATCCAGCGAGCTTTGGAACTGGATAACGAGGCCCTAGGCAACCGGCAGGAGATCCTGCTGACGCGCCTTTCGGGACTTGACCGGAACAACATCGCCACCATTTTCGACGCTTCCGAGGAATTGGGTGCGAGTCGGGATGAGACCTTGGAAACCCTGGACATGTTGATTTCGTTCATGCGGGATATCGCCCACTTGGCGGCCGGCAGCGCCGCTATCGTCAATGCGACGGTCCGGCCCGCCCTTGAAGGTTTTGCCGCCAAATGGCCCCTGCAACGTACTTTGCAGATACTGGACGATATCCTGGAGACCCGGCGTGCGGTTCAGCGCAACGCCAACAGCAAACTTGCCTTGGACAGGCTGTTCATGAGGATAACCACCACAGCACACTAA
- the tmk gene encoding dTMP kinase: MGYFITFEGIEGCGKTTQIRLLAEHLKASGRAVTLTREPGGCAIADKIRAILLDADNRAMLPHAELLLYAAARAQHVGEIVRPALEIGNVVLCDRFTDATIAYQSNGRGIERQTIDTLNNLACGGVRPDLTVLIDCDPVLGLERARRRIDTSSGPREERFELEALAFHQRVREGYLALAGGEPHRFLIVNGGDSIERIADTIARQVDSRMEEQQHAVR, translated from the coding sequence GTGGGCTATTTCATCACATTCGAAGGTATCGAGGGGTGCGGCAAAACCACCCAGATCAGGCTACTGGCCGAACACCTGAAGGCTTCCGGCCGGGCCGTTACGCTGACGCGGGAACCGGGCGGCTGCGCTATTGCCGACAAGATCCGGGCCATTCTCCTGGACGCCGACAACCGCGCCATGTTGCCCCATGCTGAACTTTTACTCTACGCCGCAGCCCGCGCCCAGCATGTCGGCGAGATCGTCAGGCCGGCACTGGAGATTGGAAACGTGGTGCTGTGCGACCGCTTTACCGACGCCACCATCGCCTATCAGAGCAATGGTCGGGGTATCGAACGCCAGACCATTGACACCTTGAACAACCTGGCGTGCGGAGGCGTACGCCCGGACCTGACTGTGTTGATCGACTGTGATCCCGTTCTGGGCCTGGAGCGGGCGCGCCGCAGGATCGACACCTCCAGCGGCCCCCGTGAGGAACGTTTTGAACTGGAAGCCCTGGCCTTTCACCAGCGCGTCCGGGAGGGGTATCTGGCCTTGGCCGGCGGAGAGCCGCACCGTTTTCTGATTGTAAACGGCGGCGATTCGATTGAGCGGATCGCCGACACCATCGCCCGGCAGGTGGACTCACGCATGGAGGAACAGCAGCATGCCGTTCGCTGA
- the rnc gene encoding ribonuclease III: MEIDYNQLEERLAYRFSDRSLACRALTHPSWQHERSGTEEGDYQRLEFLGDAVLGMMLAETLYSRFPTWNEGDLSRFRAHLAGQGTLAALARSLDLGSFIRLGRGEEQTAGRGKDSILSDVLEALIAAIYRDGGLEAARSLVIRLFDGLLDASDGREIGRDAKSELQELLSARGLPPPEYRLSEESGPPHDRQFRFQLLVDGSVTGEGEGRSKKVAQQVAAAKALERLLSDQGR; encoded by the coding sequence GTGGAGATTGATTACAACCAACTGGAAGAGCGGCTGGCGTATCGTTTCAGTGACCGCAGCCTGGCGTGCCGGGCATTGACCCATCCCTCCTGGCAGCATGAACGTAGCGGCACGGAGGAAGGCGATTACCAGCGCCTGGAATTCCTGGGGGATGCGGTTCTGGGCATGATGTTGGCCGAGACGCTCTATTCCCGCTTTCCGACCTGGAATGAGGGGGATCTGTCCCGCTTCAGGGCGCATTTAGCCGGGCAGGGAACTCTGGCGGCTCTGGCCCGTTCCCTTGACCTGGGTAGTTTTATTCGTCTCGGGCGGGGCGAGGAACAGACGGCCGGCCGCGGCAAGGATTCGATCCTGTCGGATGTGCTTGAGGCACTGATCGCGGCGATCTACCGTGATGGCGGATTGGAAGCGGCCCGCAGCTTGGTGATCCGGTTGTTCGATGGCCTGCTTGACGCCTCCGATGGCCGGGAGATAGGGCGGGATGCCAAGAGCGAGTTGCAGGAGCTTCTCTCGGCACGAGGTCTGCCGCCGCCGGAATACCGGCTGAGCGAGGAGTCCGGCCCTCCCCATGACCGGCAGTTTCGCTTTCAATTGTTGGTGGACGGCAGCGTAACAGGTGAAGGGGAGGGGAGATCGAAGAAGGTTGCCCAGCAGGTTGCGGCAGCCAAGGCGTTGGAACGGCTATTGTCAGATCAGGGACGCTGA